In Oncorhynchus mykiss isolate Arlee chromosome 1, USDA_OmykA_1.1, whole genome shotgun sequence, the following proteins share a genomic window:
- the LOC110523610 gene encoding engulfment and cell motility protein 3 isoform X1 produces MPQQKDIVKIAIQMPGAYPQLIQLDQKKPLSAVIKEVCDGWNLPGPDNYALQYADGVQTYITESNRLDIKNGCILRLTKAPGRCAEDLYKGIQSSDSDVRCDSLKQLACVSTDVTFAQEFISRNGHSLLVKIVEDAHEAPLIMAHTLTGFMELMDHGIVSWENVSAVFIKKIASFVNATVLDASIQQVSLAILESMVLSSSSLFQQVKQEVTLERLLSQLQVTDQQIQTKAMALLMALLQTAGHADRQELFVFLGKKNLRQYIYKNIIHSSASVGDEMAHYLYVLQSVTLNHLESRMRMPLDSYNQDQREILHGLRQAAFETESENSLSHERRRSLCAKEFKKLGFSNNSNPGQDLLRAPPGLLALDTMAHFASRYPDAYSRFVLENSSREDKHECPFARSSIQLTLILCEILSIGEPPSETGSDYHPIFFAQDQLLDELFCICIQLLNKTWKEMRATQEDFDKVMQVVREQITRTLSSKPTSLELFKNKVNALNYSEILKLRQTERLHQEETLAPPVLELKERLRPELLELIRQQRLNRLCQGTLFRKISSRRRQDKLWHCRLSPNHKVLHFGDVEEETETPTIESLQEKIPVADIKALLTGKDCPHMKEHKGKQTKEVLALAFSVTYDVEEYSLNFIASSRTDFCLWTDGLSVLLGRDMSSECMRSELETLLSMEIKLRLLDLENVPIPDSAPPVPKPPSNFNFCYDFSQAEQ; encoded by the exons AAAAAGCCCCTTTCTGCCGTAATTAAGGAGGTTTGTGACGG GTGGAATCTTCCGGGCCCTGATAACTACGCCCTCCAGTATGCCGACGGTGTTCAGACCTACATCACTGAATCT AACCGTCTGGACATAAAGAATGGCTGCATTCTCCGTCTGACCAAGGCACCG GGCCGTTGTGCCGAGGACCTCTACAAGGGCATCCAGAGCTCCGACTCAGACGTGCGCTGTGATTCGCTGAAGCAGCTGGCCTGCGTGTCTACTGATGTCACGTTTGCTCAGGAGTTTATCAGCCGTAATGGCCACTCTCTGCTGGTGAAGATCGTAGAGGACGCTCACGA GGCCCCTCTGATCATGGCCCACACACTGACAGGCTTCATGGAGCTGATGGATCATGGGATTGTATCATGGGAGAACGTCTCTGCTGTCTTCATCAAGAAG ATTGCCAGCTTCGTCAATGCCACGGTGCTGGATGCGTCCATCCAGCAGGTGTCCCTGGCCATCCTGGAGAGCATGGTgctgagcagcagcagcctcttCCAGCAGGTCAAGCAGGAAGTCACTCTAGAGAGACTGCTCTCACAACTGCAGGT GACAGACCAGCAGATTCAAACCAAAGCCATGGCCCTCCTCATGGCTCTGCTACAGACAgctggacatgcagacagacag GAGCTGTTTGTCTTCCTAGGGAAGAAAAATCTTCGACAGTATATCTATAAG AACATCATCCATAGTTCTGCCTCCGTGGGGGATGAGATGGCCCATTACCTGTACGTCCTCCAGTCTGTCACTTTGAACCACCTGGAGTCTCGCATGAGGATGCCGCTGGACTCCTACAACCAG gACCAGAGGGAGATTCTACATGGCCTGCGGCAGGCGGCCTTTGAGACGGAGAGTGAGAACAGCTTGAGTCATGAGCGACGACGCTCCCTCTGCGCCAAGGAGTTCAAGAAGCTGGGCTTCTCT aacaaCAGTAACCCAGGTCAGGACTTGCTCCGGGCCCCTCCAGGCCTGCTGGCCCTAGACACCATGGCCCACTTTGCCTCCCGCTACCCCGATGCCTACAGCAGG TTTGTTCTGGAGAACAGCAGTAGGGAGGATAAGCACGAGTGTCCATTCGCCCGCAGCAGCATCCAGCTGACTCTCATCCTGTGTGAGATCCTAAGCATCGGAGAGCCCC CCTCAGAAACAGGTTCAGACTACCACCCCATCTTCTTCGCTCAGGACCAGCTGCTGGACGAGCTCTTCTGCATCTGCATCCAGCTGCTCAATAAGACCTGGAAGGAGATGAGAGCCACGCAGGAGGACTTTGACAAG GTAATGCAGGTTGTGCGTGAACAGATCACCAGGACTCTGTCCAGTAAGCCCACGTCTCTGGAGCTGTTTAAGAACAAGGTGAATGCCCTGAACTACAGTGAGATCCTCAAACTACGCCAGACGGAGCGGCTGCACCAAGAAGAGACCCTCGCTCCGCCTGTATT agAGCTGAAGGAGCGTCTGAGGCCAGAGCTGTTGGAGCTGATTCGCCAGCAGAGACTGAACCGCCTGTGTCAGGGAACCCTCTTCCGCAAGATCAGCAGCCGACGCAGACAGG ATAAGTTGTGGCACTGTCGCCTATCGCCCAATCACAAAGTCCTGCACTTTGGCGACGTGGAGGAGGAAACAGAAACACCCACCATTGAGAGTCTCCAGGAGAAGA TTCCTGTGGCAGATATCAAAGCGCTGCTGACGGGGAAAGACTGCCCTCACATGAAGGAGCACAAGGGCAAACAGACCAAG GAAGTGTTGGCACTGGCGTTCAGCGTCACGTATGACGTGGAGGAGTACAGCCTCAACTTTATCGCCTCATCCAGAACCGAC TTCTGCCTGTGGACGGACGGACTGAGCGTGCTCCTGGGACGGGACATGAGCAGTGAGTGCATGAGGAGCGAGCTGGAGACCCTGCTCTCTATGGAGATCAAGCTCCGCCTCCTGGATCTGGAGAACGTGCCCATCCCAGACAGTGCCCCACCGGTGCCCAAACCCCCCAGCAACTTCAACTTCTGCTACGACTTCAGCCAGGCTGAGCAGTAG
- the LOC110523610 gene encoding engulfment and cell motility protein 3 isoform X2, whose translation MEVMQVVREQITRTLSSKPTSLELFKNKVNALNYSEILKLRQTERLHQEETLAPPVLELKERLRPELLELIRQQRLNRLCQGTLFRKISSRRRQDKLWHCRLSPNHKVLHFGDVEEETETPTIESLQEKIPVADIKALLTGKDCPHMKEHKGKQTKEVLALAFSVTYDVEEYSLNFIASSRTDFCLWTDGLSVLLGRDMSSECMRSELETLLSMEIKLRLLDLENVPIPDSAPPVPKPPSNFNFCYDFSQAEQ comes from the exons atggag GTAATGCAGGTTGTGCGTGAACAGATCACCAGGACTCTGTCCAGTAAGCCCACGTCTCTGGAGCTGTTTAAGAACAAGGTGAATGCCCTGAACTACAGTGAGATCCTCAAACTACGCCAGACGGAGCGGCTGCACCAAGAAGAGACCCTCGCTCCGCCTGTATT agAGCTGAAGGAGCGTCTGAGGCCAGAGCTGTTGGAGCTGATTCGCCAGCAGAGACTGAACCGCCTGTGTCAGGGAACCCTCTTCCGCAAGATCAGCAGCCGACGCAGACAGG ATAAGTTGTGGCACTGTCGCCTATCGCCCAATCACAAAGTCCTGCACTTTGGCGACGTGGAGGAGGAAACAGAAACACCCACCATTGAGAGTCTCCAGGAGAAGA TTCCTGTGGCAGATATCAAAGCGCTGCTGACGGGGAAAGACTGCCCTCACATGAAGGAGCACAAGGGCAAACAGACCAAG GAAGTGTTGGCACTGGCGTTCAGCGTCACGTATGACGTGGAGGAGTACAGCCTCAACTTTATCGCCTCATCCAGAACCGAC TTCTGCCTGTGGACGGACGGACTGAGCGTGCTCCTGGGACGGGACATGAGCAGTGAGTGCATGAGGAGCGAGCTGGAGACCCTGCTCTCTATGGAGATCAAGCTCCGCCTCCTGGATCTGGAGAACGTGCCCATCCCAGACAGTGCCCCACCGGTGCCCAAACCCCCCAGCAACTTCAACTTCTGCTACGACTTCAGCCAGGCTGAGCAGTAG
- the LOC110523610 gene encoding engulfment and cell motility protein 3 isoform X3 encodes MQVVREQITRTLSSKPTSLELFKNKVNALNYSEILKLRQTERLHQEETLAPPVLELKERLRPELLELIRQQRLNRLCQGTLFRKISSRRRQDKLWHCRLSPNHKVLHFGDVEEETETPTIESLQEKIPVADIKALLTGKDCPHMKEHKGKQTKEVLALAFSVTYDVEEYSLNFIASSRTDFCLWTDGLSVLLGRDMSSECMRSELETLLSMEIKLRLLDLENVPIPDSAPPVPKPPSNFNFCYDFSQAEQ; translated from the exons ATGCAGGTTGTGCGTGAACAGATCACCAGGACTCTGTCCAGTAAGCCCACGTCTCTGGAGCTGTTTAAGAACAAGGTGAATGCCCTGAACTACAGTGAGATCCTCAAACTACGCCAGACGGAGCGGCTGCACCAAGAAGAGACCCTCGCTCCGCCTGTATT agAGCTGAAGGAGCGTCTGAGGCCAGAGCTGTTGGAGCTGATTCGCCAGCAGAGACTGAACCGCCTGTGTCAGGGAACCCTCTTCCGCAAGATCAGCAGCCGACGCAGACAGG ATAAGTTGTGGCACTGTCGCCTATCGCCCAATCACAAAGTCCTGCACTTTGGCGACGTGGAGGAGGAAACAGAAACACCCACCATTGAGAGTCTCCAGGAGAAGA TTCCTGTGGCAGATATCAAAGCGCTGCTGACGGGGAAAGACTGCCCTCACATGAAGGAGCACAAGGGCAAACAGACCAAG GAAGTGTTGGCACTGGCGTTCAGCGTCACGTATGACGTGGAGGAGTACAGCCTCAACTTTATCGCCTCATCCAGAACCGAC TTCTGCCTGTGGACGGACGGACTGAGCGTGCTCCTGGGACGGGACATGAGCAGTGAGTGCATGAGGAGCGAGCTGGAGACCCTGCTCTCTATGGAGATCAAGCTCCGCCTCCTGGATCTGGAGAACGTGCCCATCCCAGACAGTGCCCCACCGGTGCCCAAACCCCCCAGCAACTTCAACTTCTGCTACGACTTCAGCCAGGCTGAGCAGTAG
- the lrrc29 gene encoding F-box/LRR-repeat protein 14 isoform X2 yields MGEITMETPELPLEIVTYILSFLKASDRKEASLVCWSWYDASQDLQFQRNDTFKFPASISSLDLIRGLSRRSRCSLVISHLDGSSMSRAVLQEIGLHLGPRLESLALPGSSVTESSLLALLPHLTALRRLDLRGLDSLFMSGAFLSKEEHRQQVGVALAGLEELDLSDLRYLSDLTFNRLTGCTLRLRRLSLAGCHIAFEFDPYRGCPVGPDSSALLSLRNLRRLLQEQASTVRGLDLSRTSITPESLRSVAQVGGLSLEELRLRGCKELTDYSVEVLCKHQPGLRILDLSACTELTSRAVLAVALSLKGLRFLSLSRDWRMTDKGLADLMMLPELRNLDLSECLHVSGAEIVKGLSALEPRARLETLSFKSCTYIRDLAVFSLARLLGSSLRELDLTSCVYLTDLSVRAIATYLPGLVVLRLGWCKEITDWGLLGMVELTKECEPSKEMEDKGPSFTRTFGNMGFFRPPSMPFQEKPRLVTDEDLGVFKEQDGSSLLALRSLQELDLSACSKLTDSSITQVLRYPDLQRLSLSMLPEISDDSLASVAYHCRSLTSLALSHCPQISDQGIARAAPYLARLQHLYLSCCDAVTDRSLSMLVQHCKRLRTLDISMCKDISITTVDLLQSQLPFLENVHCRFVGGADLTLTL; encoded by the exons ATGGGAGAAATAACCATGGAAACGCCTGAGTTACCTCTTGAG ATCGTCACCTACATCCTAAGTTTCCTCAAAGCATCAGACAGGAAGGAAGCCTCTCTGGTCTGCTGGAGCTGGTATGATGCGAGCCAAGACCTCCAATTTCAG AGGAATGACACCTTCAAGTTCCCAGCCTCTATCTCCTCCCTGGATCTGATCCGGGGCCTGAGTAGGCGTTCCCGCTGCAGCCTGGTCATAAGCCATCTGGATGGGTCCAGTATGTCCCGGGCTGTGCTTCAGGAGATAGGGCTCCATCTAGGCCCTCGGCTGGAGAGCCTGGCCCTGCCAGGAAGCAGCGTGACCGAGTCTTCCCTCCTGGCCCTGCTGCCCCACCTGACCGCCCTGCGCAGGCTTGACCTCCGTGGCCTGGACAGCCTCTTCATGTCTGGAGCCTTCCTGTCCAAAGAAGAGCACCGCCAGCAG GTGGGGGTAGCTTTAGCAGGTCTTGAGGAGCTGGATCTCTCTGACCTGCGCTATCTATCAGATCTCACCTTCAACCGACTCACAGGCTGCACTCTCAGACTTCGCCGTCTCTCCCTGGCCGGCTGCCACATCGCCTTTGAGTTTGACCCGTACCGTGGCTGCCCCGTGGGGCCTGACTCCTCTGCCCTGCTCTCCCTACGTAACCTCCGCAGGTTGCTGCAGGAGCAGGCCTCCACCGTGCGGGGGCTGGACCTGAGCAGAACTAGCATCACCCCAGAGTCGCTGCGCTCCGTGGCCCAGGTAGGGGGCCTGTCTCTAGAGGAGCTGCGTCTGCGGGGCTGCAAGGAGCTGACAGACTACTCTGTGGAGGTGCTCTGCAAGCACCAGCCTGGCCTCCGGATCCTGGACCTCAGCGCCTGTACAGAGCTCACCAGCCGGGCTGTACTGGCTGTGGCCCTGAGCCTGAAGGGCCTccggttcctctctctgtcccggGACTGGAGGATGACGGATAAAGGGCTGGCCGACCTGATGATGCTGCCGGAGCTGAGGAACCTGGATCTGTCTGAGTGCCTGCATGTCAGTGGGGCTGAGATAGTGAAAGGGCTCTCTGCCCTGGAGCCCAGGGCACGGTTGGAGACACTCAGCTTCAAGAGCTGCACCTATatcaga gaTCTGGCTGTGTTCTCTCTGGCTCGGCTGCTGGGCTCCAGTTTGCGGGAGCTGGACCTCACCTCCTGCGTCTACCTCACAGACCTGAGCGTGCGCGCTATCGCCACCTACCTGCCCGGGCTGGTGGTGCTGCGACTGGGCTGGTGCAAGGAGATCACAGACTGGGGGCTGCTGGGCATGGTGGAGCTCACCAAGGAGTGTGAGCCCAGCAAGGAaatg GAGGACAAGGGGCCCAGCTTCACCCGTACTTTTGGAAATATGGGTTTCTTCCGGCCTCCCAGCATGCCCTTCCAGGAGAAGCCCCGGCTGGTGACGGACGAGGACCTGGGGGTGTTCAAGGAACAGGACGGGTCCTCACTGCTGGCCCTCAGGAGCCTCCAGGAGCTCGACCTGTCTGCCTGCTCCAAACTCACTGACAGCAGCATCACACAG GTGCTGCGTTATCCAGACCTCcagcgcctctctctctccatgctgccTGAGATCAGTGATGACAGCCTGGCGTCGGTGGCCTACCACTGCCGCAGCCTCACCAGCCTGGCACTCAGCCACTGCCCCCAGATCAGTGACCAGGGTATCGCCCGCGCCGCCCCCTACCTCGCCAGGCTGCAGCACCTCTATCTGTCCTGCTGCGACGCAGTCACGGAtag GTCTCTCTCCATGCTCGTCCAACACTGTAAGAGATTGCGGACGCTGGACATCTCCATGTGTAAAGACATCTCCATAACAACAGTGGACCTCCTCCAATCCCAGCTGCCCTTCCTAGAGAATGTCCACTGCCGCTTTGTGGGCGGAGCTGACCTGACCCTCACACTCTGA
- the lrrc29 gene encoding F-box/LRR-repeat protein 14 isoform X1: MGEITMETPELPLEIVTYILSFLKASDRKEASLVCWSWYDASQDLQFQRNDTFKFPASISSLDLIRGLSRRSRCSLVISHLDGSSMSRAVLQEIGLHLGPRLESLALPGSSVTESSLLALLPHLTALRRLDLRGLDSLFMSGAFLSKEEHRQQVGVALAGLEELDLSDLRYLSDLTFNRLTGCTLRLRRLSLAGCHIAFEFDPYRGCPVGPDSSALLSLRNLRRLLQEQASTVRGLDLSRTSITPESLRSVAQVGGLSLEELRLRGCKELTDYSVEVLCKHQPGLRILDLSACTELTSRAVLAVALSLKGLRFLSLSRDWRMTDKGLADLMMLPELRNLDLSECLHVSGAEIVKGLSALEPRARLETLSFKSCTYIRVSDLAVFSLARLLGSSLRELDLTSCVYLTDLSVRAIATYLPGLVVLRLGWCKEITDWGLLGMVELTKECEPSKEMEDKGPSFTRTFGNMGFFRPPSMPFQEKPRLVTDEDLGVFKEQDGSSLLALRSLQELDLSACSKLTDSSITQVLRYPDLQRLSLSMLPEISDDSLASVAYHCRSLTSLALSHCPQISDQGIARAAPYLARLQHLYLSCCDAVTDRSLSMLVQHCKRLRTLDISMCKDISITTVDLLQSQLPFLENVHCRFVGGADLTLTL, encoded by the exons ATGGGAGAAATAACCATGGAAACGCCTGAGTTACCTCTTGAG ATCGTCACCTACATCCTAAGTTTCCTCAAAGCATCAGACAGGAAGGAAGCCTCTCTGGTCTGCTGGAGCTGGTATGATGCGAGCCAAGACCTCCAATTTCAG AGGAATGACACCTTCAAGTTCCCAGCCTCTATCTCCTCCCTGGATCTGATCCGGGGCCTGAGTAGGCGTTCCCGCTGCAGCCTGGTCATAAGCCATCTGGATGGGTCCAGTATGTCCCGGGCTGTGCTTCAGGAGATAGGGCTCCATCTAGGCCCTCGGCTGGAGAGCCTGGCCCTGCCAGGAAGCAGCGTGACCGAGTCTTCCCTCCTGGCCCTGCTGCCCCACCTGACCGCCCTGCGCAGGCTTGACCTCCGTGGCCTGGACAGCCTCTTCATGTCTGGAGCCTTCCTGTCCAAAGAAGAGCACCGCCAGCAG GTGGGGGTAGCTTTAGCAGGTCTTGAGGAGCTGGATCTCTCTGACCTGCGCTATCTATCAGATCTCACCTTCAACCGACTCACAGGCTGCACTCTCAGACTTCGCCGTCTCTCCCTGGCCGGCTGCCACATCGCCTTTGAGTTTGACCCGTACCGTGGCTGCCCCGTGGGGCCTGACTCCTCTGCCCTGCTCTCCCTACGTAACCTCCGCAGGTTGCTGCAGGAGCAGGCCTCCACCGTGCGGGGGCTGGACCTGAGCAGAACTAGCATCACCCCAGAGTCGCTGCGCTCCGTGGCCCAGGTAGGGGGCCTGTCTCTAGAGGAGCTGCGTCTGCGGGGCTGCAAGGAGCTGACAGACTACTCTGTGGAGGTGCTCTGCAAGCACCAGCCTGGCCTCCGGATCCTGGACCTCAGCGCCTGTACAGAGCTCACCAGCCGGGCTGTACTGGCTGTGGCCCTGAGCCTGAAGGGCCTccggttcctctctctgtcccggGACTGGAGGATGACGGATAAAGGGCTGGCCGACCTGATGATGCTGCCGGAGCTGAGGAACCTGGATCTGTCTGAGTGCCTGCATGTCAGTGGGGCTGAGATAGTGAAAGGGCTCTCTGCCCTGGAGCCCAGGGCACGGTTGGAGACACTCAGCTTCAAGAGCTGCACCTATatcagagtcagt gaTCTGGCTGTGTTCTCTCTGGCTCGGCTGCTGGGCTCCAGTTTGCGGGAGCTGGACCTCACCTCCTGCGTCTACCTCACAGACCTGAGCGTGCGCGCTATCGCCACCTACCTGCCCGGGCTGGTGGTGCTGCGACTGGGCTGGTGCAAGGAGATCACAGACTGGGGGCTGCTGGGCATGGTGGAGCTCACCAAGGAGTGTGAGCCCAGCAAGGAaatg GAGGACAAGGGGCCCAGCTTCACCCGTACTTTTGGAAATATGGGTTTCTTCCGGCCTCCCAGCATGCCCTTCCAGGAGAAGCCCCGGCTGGTGACGGACGAGGACCTGGGGGTGTTCAAGGAACAGGACGGGTCCTCACTGCTGGCCCTCAGGAGCCTCCAGGAGCTCGACCTGTCTGCCTGCTCCAAACTCACTGACAGCAGCATCACACAG GTGCTGCGTTATCCAGACCTCcagcgcctctctctctccatgctgccTGAGATCAGTGATGACAGCCTGGCGTCGGTGGCCTACCACTGCCGCAGCCTCACCAGCCTGGCACTCAGCCACTGCCCCCAGATCAGTGACCAGGGTATCGCCCGCGCCGCCCCCTACCTCGCCAGGCTGCAGCACCTCTATCTGTCCTGCTGCGACGCAGTCACGGAtag GTCTCTCTCCATGCTCGTCCAACACTGTAAGAGATTGCGGACGCTGGACATCTCCATGTGTAAAGACATCTCCATAACAACAGTGGACCTCCTCCAATCCCAGCTGCCCTTCCTAGAGAATGTCCACTGCCGCTTTGTGGGCGGAGCTGACCTGACCCTCACACTCTGA